CTTTCCATCCTTCCTTACCAGGCTATCCTGACTCACTCTGGAAGACCCACTCGGACAGTGTCTCCTCCAGGGAACCTCCCCTCAAGTTCCCACAGCCCCCAGCAGAAACTAGTCAGGAGCTCTTTCTGTGTTCACTCCCCATCGAGGCTGTTTATAAATCCTGAGGACACGGATTGTCTTGTTTACCTCTTTGCCCCAAACCTTGTATAGTTTGGGCTCAAAAGCTGCTCACTTGCACGTAATTTGCTAAATTAAGAGACAGTGATCCTCTATGAAAGATGTAATTGCATATATTTTAGGTCATTTATCTATAAATACTAAATACTGTTTTTCAACTTCATATTTAAGAAGTTATCAAAACTTGTAAACACTCAACCAGATGAGCTAAATTTGAAGAGGACTGATAATACTGTGAAGACAGCTGAACAGCTGAAACTCTCCTACATTGCTGGCAGGAGGGCAAGCTGGCAGTATTTACTAAAGCTACACATGCACGTACCCTGGTGAGCCAGCACTCCAATCCTGGGTGGACGCCCAACAGAAACGAGGAAGCATGTTTTCAGCAGCAGTCTCCGTCACAGCCAGCCCCCGGTTGGAAATAATTCAGATGCCCGTTAATATTAGAATGGCTGAATAAACCCTGGCGTATTTGTACACTCAAAGCAACGACCTAGAATGAACTTCTACAGTGTGGCAACAGGGTAGTACTTCATGAAGTTAAAACCACACTCAAGCACCCCAGGGTGGCAGAGACGTAACAGAAACAGTGATTACCCTCAGGGGTTGTGGCTGCAGACTAGGAAGCGTGCGGACACGAATGCAGGAGGTGCACTGTTCCCTCCCTGACCCGAGGCTGCCGTCACCCAGGAGCACCAAGGCCAAGTTCACACAGAGGAGCTGGCACCTCGGGTAGGTGGAGGTCATGTCGCAACATAGCTCAGGAGAAAGAAAACCTGTGAATTCAACTCTTGGGACCAGGCCAACATGCTAGTGGTACAGCCATGAGAAAGTGAACGGACGAAAGGATCTTGGTCTCTGCCACAACACagtaagaatgtttttaaaaagaaattactttttaaaatgcacaaatggtattcctttttattttaacgGTTACAACTTTGGCTTAAGGTTCATAATACTGTTTCCAGACAGTGTTCCACTGTTAACATAAAAGAGGCTGTTGTGATGTGACTTACACCAGCTCCTTAGCAGGTGAACCACTCATCTGGCTACATCTTGAGAAAACCACTCAACTCTGGCCTACAGGATTGCAGGAGTAGTCGTCTAAAACGTTTATTTGACTATATTCCTTCTATGCTTTAACCTAAAACCAGCTGCCACCTTTTAGtgatgacagaaataaaattcttggagatgtataaaatatatttcctgctgagattaaaaaaagaaaccaaaaaacaaaaaactttgagTACCCTACAACAACTGATATACTTTGTCCTCGAAATTGTAATTTTGGCCAATGTTTAGCTTCAGTTCTATGACTGAGTTTTAATATGAACAAAGAAATACTCAGTTTAACCAAATACCTGTCAGGATTCCAATGTATTTTGAGGAaaggtatataaataaaaagattaacagATTTAAATGCAATTTAAGAGCAAGGAAGAACATAAGTATCTAAAAActatacatgtacacatgcagAACAAACTCTGAGCTACAGGATACACAAGGCAAAAGTGAATATAGCACCTTTCGACATAGAATATTTTCCATTGCAACCTcatgtatatatctataaaatagaactaCATTAAAACCTACAAATCTTCATGTTCACCAGAACTTCCTGAGTGGCTGACACTATGTTAGCAGGGTAATATAGGTGGCATGTGACACCCATTTGTCTTTCAAAGACTTCTTCAACTTTTGACTTTGATGCTACCACCTTCAAGGCACCAGTCCAAGTGCTCATTAATCTGAGACTCCAACACTTCATTCTGACAAACAGGACAATCGACCATCCTGTTCTGGCTGGATGCACTGCTGGAATCCTGAGTTGCAGCTGTAGGATGTGAACTCCACTTTGGATCATTTCCACCACTTTGTACTTGctctttcttgataaaaaaattgtcaaaaacagTCTTGTCTTCTAGCCTGGGTCGTTTACTTGGGAGTTTCTCCTCAGGCCCACTCACATCCTGGGGTGCAGTCACAGATGTTGATTCCGGtgcttttaaagaatttctcAGGGATATCTTAGAAGAGGTGACCCTTTTGTGAGATCCAGAAGAGATGGAGTTTTTAGTGATGTCACCGGTTGTTAGGCTTTTTGTTGGAGATCCATTCACACTTCGGAAGGTCTTTTGGTTGGCAACTGAGACCCTAGGAAAGTAGTTGCTTAAGACATTTTGGTGACTGGCAGTAAGAATAGGGGACACTAGAGGAGTTTTTTTACTTGAACCATTCTGTTcaaatttcacctcaattttaGAATTGGGTCTGAGAGCTTTTGCTGAATGGTCTTGACTTAAAAGATCTTGGGTTTTATTAATAGCATACGAAGTAACAAACTTTCCCGATGAAGGCGAGTTGCTCGTTTCTCCTAGAACATATCCTTTCCCACTGAAAGGGATCAACAGCTGGGTCTCACCTCTGTTAGATTTATctacaaaagaagcaaaagttcTCTTGACTCGAAATTAATACAGTAACAAGTGTTAAGCTAATGAGCTTGGGAGAAGGACGTATCTACAGTGGTCAGGGGgctcagggagggagagaacacaaaaaataaaaatctagcatCCCAAGCCCACTAGCAAAGGAACTTGTACCTTGAAAATCACTTAGCATTCTTCAAGTTTAGTTCCAGAGGGAAAAGTCTCCtcccacattcttttctttccccctacTCACACAGAATGGGGATCTATAACCTCTCCACATAAATTCTTCTCTAGCTCCTCTACTCACTCACCATTTTTGAATTTAGGAAAAGTAGCTTATTATTAATGTTTCTGGATCCAACCAACAATTTCCCAAGGGAAGAAGTCTTAACTTTAGTGACCTGGTTCCCTCTTCAAAAGGCAGGGACTCTGAACTTCATAGGAAAGGGATAAATCTCAAAGATGAAGTACCAGCACATACATGTCATATCCTTTTCCCATTCTTCTCCCAATGAAAATACATACATCAACAGCAGAAGTCACTCGGCTAGAAGCCAACTGATAGGAAGGGGTGGGTTAGGAGTAATTCCGGGCATTGTtatttgaattactgtttttattttgacaatCATTTTGCCTTCTGTTTCCCAATGACTCAGTGAGTCAAGATAGGGAAAGGGCCTTTACCTAACTCCAATATTATCCGTGAACACAATTTCTACTTTAACTCACACTACGCAAAGTACATTTTTCTACCATCACTTCACAAACAATGGGATTTGTTTAAATCCACACTTACAAATGTCTATACTTGAAATAATCCTTAAGCTCATCTTAACACCAGTTCTCCAGAGGACAGCCCTGGCTTTTATACTGTTAGCTGTGGTCCCAGCAAGCATGGAAGAGCAGACAAAGTTACCTTTATTTTCAGCTGCTGTTGGCTGCTTTCCTACTTTTGTCTTTCCTTTGCCCTTTTTTGAGTAATTCTCTGGTTCCTTGATTTTGATGTAGGTGCCGCCACAGGTCTTCTGGTGCTCAGCCCACCAGTAGTCATGCACAGAGGGTGCCCTGTTGGTGGCACGTTTGACATAACCGTAGTAGGGTTTCTTGTACTGACAAGGCCCATTGCAGCGCCACCAGTGTCGCCGGTACTCATCCACCTCATCGTGGAAAGTATGGTACACCTGGGTTGAGAGAAAGTGCTCAGTGTTAAAGAGGCAaagttaacaattttaaaaaaatacagaagcagcCTTCCTGTGTTTAAACTTTCCAGTTTCTGAGAGCTCTCTGCAATGACACTTTGGAGAAGGCAGCAAACAGATTTAGCTTCTGTTCCCAAAGTTCATTTTAATGGGACAGCAGCAGTTAATAATACTTCAAAAACTGTGTAAAGATAGAAAGATGTgagattagaaaacaaaaaactttttagCCCACAAAAGCCTGTCAATGCTAAAAGTTTTagaaaccaaattttaaaatgatcaaaaatcaggataaaccaaattttaaaatgatcaaaaatcaggataaagacaaaattttatataatgccataataaataacaattattCCTTCCTACTGTTCAACTGAAATTTTCCCCTGTAAGTAACAATACCAAAGGATTCTGGACTATTTCCTAGAAATGCTCAACCCCACCTACACAAGCATTTTGCCTGATGCAGTCTCTGCTACACCCACTCCACATTCTCAAAGGTCTTTGCCCCCTTGTCTTTGTAATGAGCCTCATGGGGGCATCATTCTACCTGCTTATGGCAAAAAGCTCCCCAGGATTCAAaggatcttttgtttttttttttaagctttgagagagagagcagagacagaaagcatgagtgggggtgaggggcagaaggagagggagaaacagactctccgctgagcagaaagcccaaaatggaactgaatcccaggaccctgggatcacaacctgagctgaaggcaaatgcttaatcgactgagccacctaggtgccccaggattcaaatattttcatctctGTGTCCCTAAGTGGCTAATATAGGCTCTGGCACAGTGAAGGTGCTCAGTCAGTATTTGctgcctgaatgaatgaaaagcttcattcattgattcaaacAAAATTCTCTGCGAATGAGCTTTTCAATACTTATACAGGATCATTTAGTTTCACCCTCTAGATAGAATCTTATTTACAGATGAAAGAGGTTTGACTGAACAGAAAGTTAGCCCTCCCACCTTGGGGGCCTTGTGGAAAGCAAGACACCAATGAAGACCTGATAATCCTCAATAACCCATGTACCTTTCTCTTCTGTCCTCCCAGTGGAACATTACTACTGTATAAGATAAGGGGCCTCCACAGATGAGATTTTAACATTTAGACATTTAACTAGACATTTAACTTTCTAATAAATTCCACAGAGGAAAAGAACATGAAACTTTCTATAACTCTACAGGTAAGTTTTATACTGTGTCTCCCTCCTAAGCAACAAATGTGTATGATTTGGCAAGCATGCCAACAATACATTACGTGAGGCGCAGAAGGCACTGGAGGGAAGAGGTTTGGGGTAAAGAGATATGGAATACCCTGCCTTCTCCCTTATGTTAAGAATTCTTCACTGAATTCACTGGTTAAAAAGCCAGGACATTGGATCTATTTTGCTTCCAAGTCCTGTAACTTGTAACTTGTAACAGCCTAGGGATGTGACTTCTTTAACAATGTAGTCACCAAAATAAAATTGTGGAACTAGATGCCCTGTGGAGTTTGTTATAACAGGATGTAACCTGTAAAAGCAAGGGGTGTCCATGCGATAAAACCTCTCCTAAATGAAAACACACAGACGTGCAAGATAAAAGAATATATCCTCTTCCAACTGAACAATAGGAAGTATACCAGGACTTTGCTTAAAGTGAAAACGCCAATGAGGAAACTAAAAGCCTTTTGTACCTGCAGCTCCACAATGCTTTTGCTAGTCAGGACTTTATGTGACtgttttttactttgttaaaaaaaaaaaaaaaatttagggcagccccggtggcccagcagcttagtgccaccttcagcccagggtgtgatcctggagacccgggattgagtcccacatcaggcttcctgcacggagcctgcttctccctctgcctctgtgtgtgtgtgtctctgtcatgaataaataaaatttttaaaaattctttttcttaagattttaaaaaacaggatcatgacctgagctgaaggcagccacttaactgactgagccacccaggcaccccatgtgaCTGGTTTTTAATGCAAGCTACTTTCTTGATGAAGTAACTCTGATAATTAAATGAGCTCTCTAGAAAATTAAAGCCAAcagctaggagaaaaaaaaatctacataaagtGAGCACTTTTCATTTTCCACAAGGCTGGCTTTTACTGCCTTTCAAAGACAGGAAATAATCTGCAGGAATTTGGTTCAATCCAATACAATACTTATTAGCCCTCATAGGGGCGCTGTATCACACATCTTATACAGAGGTGTACAAAGATAAGGAAGAGCCACCCTGTGTTCAGAGGtctgaaatagaataaaatattgtcAATGGTCAAAGAGCTGCTAGGGACACTAAAAGGAAGAAGTCCTGGCCCGCTGCGAAGATGAAGGACATGTGACAGCACAGAGGAAGTGGGACCCATGAGCGAGAGGATGTGCAAGGAGCTGCACGGGGGCTGAAACGTTCACTGAGCCAAGACAAGCAGGGGACTGTGTGGGGCaggagaaaaggaacagcaaggtCACCTGATAAAATGAATCAGTAATAATAAACATCTCGTATTTAACTTtgtgctcagggatccctgggtggcgcagtggtttggcacctgctttggcccagggcacgatcctggagacccgggatcgagtcccacgtcaggctcccggtgcatggagcctgcttctctctctgcgtctttctctctctctgtgtgactatcataaataaataaaaattaaaaaaataaataaataactttgtgCTCAGACAGGGCTACAATGTTTGGCACGTATTTTCTCATCTCAAGGACCCAGCAGATAAGTATCCTTGCTGCCCCCCTTTCCTGCTCCTACACGGAGGCCCCATAGTCTGCTGTCCATGGAGTGAGCACCAGAACGCCAGCAGTTGGACAACTCCTGCTTTTCTGCCCCCAGACTCTGCTTCCTACAATATTATGCAGAAATATAAATCAAGGAAAACTTGTGATGATGGGCATGACACATGAAATGGCAGCAGATACAGGAACCATCGAAGGAGGAGATGATCACAAGGAAACGAAGCTAAGGGATAGCTGTAGCAATCCAGAGGTAGTGCCGGTCTGTAGCCACTATGCACACAGCATTGCCCTAGCTGTGCTCAGAGGCCAGGGGGGGCGCCTGAGCGGCCCCAACCACAGACCAGCGGGTTAGCTTCTCTTTGTTTGTCTGTCTTGCTGTGGGAAATCCTCAAAGACAGTGTTTGTTCCTATCCAGTTGTCTATTTTTAGTTAAATCCCAGGAATTACTGAGTAAATactaaaaatcacaaatgttctACCTATTTATTAATAAGTTAAATTAAtgaatgttatatttattatttaactcaTATACCGTTATATTAGCTCCAGTCAGGCGATTGATGCGATGCATATGTTTACAGAACTCTGGGCCGTGCCCCTCCCGGTCTTTATCATTATTAGTGACAAATAAATAGGCATGTATCATTTCATGCAACAGGGtctgaaacagaaaacaatcAAATTGTTAGggtgcttttgaaaataaaaaggcattttctCACCCTGCCTGGAGTCTTAACTTTGTTTGGATCACAGGCTCCTTTCAGAAACTGTTAAAAGTCATGAACCGTCTTTCTAGAAAAATTACATATGCATCCATTCACAAAACTTTGCATATAGTCTCTGAAACTCTGCAGATCCCAGGTTAAGAACTCCATGCTCCAAGAAAGCCTTTTTAACTCTTAATCAAAAACTCAAAGGAAAGATCAATGAACTCAActacataaaaactttaaaattctgtgtgGGGGGAGAAAAGAGCGTggctgaaaaaaattcaaaatgatgtATGAGCAACGCACCTCTCAGGCtactaattcttaaaatataaagagctACTAAAGTCGATAATAGGAAATGACCAATAACTCAATTTTTAAGGGGGCAAAAGTCATAGATGggttcacagaaaaagaaataaaaggctctgACAATGTTAAAAGTTTTAGAAACCAAATTTTGAAATGATCAAAAATCAAGACAAaccataaacatgaaaaaaaatgtgcaactccatttataaaaacaaatacaaattaatgTTACACCAATATGCTACTTCTGCTTATCTAGATTAGTAAAACTCCCAGTTTGACATTAGTAAAGCTAAGGTGAAAAAAACATTCCCATATATCTCTGGTGGGACTGCAAAATGGTACAAACCCCCTCTGAGGAGAATTTGGTAACATCTCACAAAGTTACAAATACATTTATCCTCTGACCCAGCAATACCTAGACTAATATGAAAGGTCATGTCTATGAGAAATTTTCATTGTGGCATCGTTTGTAATGTTAAGACTGGAACTAACTGTTTAGCAATAGGGTCCTGACTGAATGAACTATGGAAAATCCACATCATGGAATTCTATACAGACTATATAAAAGAACGTACCCAGTATTTTGTACAAGAAGTATGTTAGGTGATTGGGAGAGGGAATAAGAATGGATAGAAGTATTTTCAAAACCAGTGCCTGGGTGGGTGGCGTAGTCAGCGAaccatctgattcttggtttcagctcaggctgtgatctagggttgtgagatcgagctccacactcacagcagagtttgcttgagagtctctctccctctctgtctccccctcccagaggctcatgctctctctaataaataaatcttttaaaaaatttgcaaaacagaaaaatgaaacaaaaaagaaactaataacaATATCCTATAGAAGTTGGGGAGTTCAGCATAGAGAAGGATGGGATAGGACAACCTTTCTATGTGTATTACTTTCCATAGTCTTGGGATTTTTGAATCATGtgcaattttaaaacaagaaaaccaggatacctggtggctcagaggttgagcgtctacctttggctcaggacgcgatcctggagttccaggatcaggctcctgtatgaagcctgcttctcctccctctgcctgtgtctctgcctctttctctgtctctcatgaattaataaatggaatcttaaaaaaaatatatacataataaaaccTACTGCTCTAGTGAATAAAATCTGATGATAAATCCCATGATTGGCCCAAATTTAATCTGAATTTACATAAATCTTCtttgaattaaaacaacaatagcgggatccctgggtggcgcagcagtttggtgcctgcctttggcccagggcgcgatcctggagacccgggatcgaaaaccacatcgggctcccggtgcatggagcctgcttctccctctgcctgtgtctctgcctctctctctctctctgactatcataaataaataaaaaatttaaataaataaataaataaataaataaataaataaataaataaataaataaataaaacaatagccTACTGTTCATTTCCACATCAAAGATGTAGACGTGTAGGtgtaaaattcacaaaagtaTTTAAGGCTGCTGTTTCataatttatcttaaatatttctttattttttatttattttttttaagatttttttttttcacttattcatgaaagacacagagagaggcagagacataggcagaggcagaagcaggctccatgcagggagcccaatgtgggactcaatcccgggactccagtatcatgccctgagccgtcccagaaatatctttttaaagagtgaaagtcgggcagcccgggtggctcagcggtttagagcggccttcggcccagggcgtgatcctggagacccggaatcgagtcccatgtggggctccctgcatggagcctacctctccctctgacttgggtctctgcctctctctctctctctctctctctctctctctctctctgtgtctctcatgaataaataaataaaatattttaaaaaaacagtgaaagtcATAAAGGTCTCTAAAAGCAAACCTTGTTCATAATGTTTTTACAAAGAATTTCCATCAGAACTAGATTGCCATTAATGAACTGTAGTCTTATCAAATTATGCTGAACAGAAAAATGGGTGAATCAAACATTTTAACTTGGCCATTACAAAaacatctcttttaaaattatcaactCCATCTCTAAAAGCGAATTTAATCTTTTCAAGTAAATACCACTCTTTGGGATTCAAACTCAAAGGGCCtctatatttcaaatgttttctaacACAGTAATGATCAATAACTAAtcttataaagaagaaataaattaaggtTCCTAATTTTGGGTTCAATTTAAACACCCTGAAAATGGCACATGGCACCATACTgaacaatttctatttttatagatgtACCATTTTCCACTCCACATTTAGGCCAGATTCAAGATTCTACTCAACATGGTCCCCAAACACCTCTACTTCCCACCACTGTACTGTCTGGCCAAAAGCAGCTACTTCTGGTCCTCAATATGCCTAAATTTCATGCCTCTCTTCTGTTCACAGCATGCCCATTTCTTCTGCCAAGAGTGGTTTTCCTTTACCATCCCTACTTCTCAGAATGCAATCTGTCCTTTAAGGCTCACCTCCGTGTTTTCATTAGCAGGAGTAACAATTATAAAGTGGTAGTAATGAGGCCATGTGGTATAGGGAATAGGACAAGAGCTTTGGAGCCAGGCAAACAGCCTACACCAAGGATTTATTATTGATTATGCACAAGGCTTTGGACAAGTTACAACTTGCTCCTTATTCCTAATATGGGGATATTCTGATCTTGCAGGGCTATACACACTAGATTAACTATTCACTAGATTAACACTAGTGTTAATCATAATTACTACCACTACTGGCACACAATACGTactcaataaatcaataaagagtAGTAGAAGTGGTGATGTCAGTAGTCATAAAATACACGTGCATGGAGCTTTTCTTTGTCCTCAACCAGACaaagtcttttccttttctgaatccTACTCATTACAATTTAGGTCATACTTTATGTACAGACCAGAGTCACACTGTTCCTCTTTGGTCCTTCTTACCCCGATCTGATATTGTAACTTTCTGCCAACAGCAAATGCTCACTTGATAGCATTACCACACATCTCCCATTCTCTTCTCGCccattacctttaaaaaaaaaaattgttcgtGCGTTTAACCATTtacacaataaatattcattaagcaACTACTGTTATTAGAGCTCTTCATAAGGTTGACTTGGTTAATCATGTTCGAATGTTTTTTTATGcctactttttttcccctgcttatTCACTGAGTTACCAACAAAGTTGTGTTAACACCTGCAACTATGATTGTGgattatttccctttttgcttCTACTAATCTACGCTTTATGTAATTTAAAGCTATATTACTACTTTTAGGATcattatgtgtttttatttaatagatcattttatcattataaaatgttaaccTTTTTTCCAGTAAAACTTCTTCCCTTAAAATCTTTAGTCTGATACAAcagctttctgtttttgtttggatGATATATGTCTTTTTCCACCCTTTTGCGCTTAACATATGtgtgtctttatcttttttttttctaatgcaattttatttttttattcatgagagacacagagagagagagagagagaggcagagacataggcagagggagaagcagggtccatgcaaggagcccgacgcgggactcgatcctgggtctccaggatcacaccccgggctgaaggcagcgccaaaccactgggcgacgggggctgccctgtgtgtctTTATCTTAAGCACATCTCTTTCCATCTAGTATGTCAGTTCATGTTTAATTAACgcttaatccatttacatttaatataattactgaTAACCGTCTTTATGCCTAACTTTTTTGCGGGgctttgttcctttattcctcCATTCTCTTTTATTAGTTAATTATTTctgttgtaccattttatatttagtAGCCACTGTCTTCTATCCTAACTGTGGTGAAAAacacattacataaaatttaccatcttaactacttctaagtgtacagttctgGAGTGTTTAGTATATTCACATGGTTCTGAAAACCATCACCTTATATTATCCTTAAAAACACCATCTTTCATATTTCCAAGCATGTTTTAACATATTTCCCATCCAACCTCTACCACCTTTTATCCTCTTTTGTGCACACATTTCAAGAGCTATAA
This genomic stretch from Canis lupus familiaris isolate Mischka breed German Shepherd chromosome 4, alternate assembly UU_Cfam_GSD_1.0, whole genome shotgun sequence harbors:
- the SPRTN gene encoding DNA-dependent metalloprotease SPRTN isoform X1, yielding MDEDLVLALRLQEEWNLQGSERDRAQAPLSLVDASWELVDPTPDLQALFVQFNDRFFWGQLEAVEVKWSLRMTLCAGLCSYEGRGGMCSIRLSEPLLKLRPRKDLVETLLHEMIHAYLFVTNNDKDREGHGPEFCKHMHRINRLTGANITVYHTFHDEVDEYRRHWWRCNGPCQYKKPYYGYVKRATNRAPSVHDYWWAEHQKTCGGTYIKIKEPENYSKKGKGKTKVGKQPTAAENKDKSNRGETQLLIPFSGKGYVLGETSNSPSSGKFVTSYAINKTQDLLSQDHSAKALRPNSKIEVKFEQNGSSKKTPLVSPILTASHQNVLSNYFPRVSVANQKTFRSVNGSPTKSLTTGDITKNSISSGSHKRVTSSKISLRNSLKAPESTSVTAPQDVSGPEEKLPSKRPRLEDKTVFDNFFIKKEQVQSGGNDPKWSSHPTAATQDSSSASSQNRMVDCPVCQNEVLESQINEHLDWCLEGGSIKVKS
- the SPRTN gene encoding DNA-dependent metalloprotease SPRTN isoform X3, with the protein product MCSIRLSEPLLKLRPRKDLVETLLHEMIHAYLFVTNNDKDREGHGPEFCKHMHRINRLTGANITVYHTFHDEVDEYRRHWWRCNGPCQYKKPYYGYVKRATNRAPSVHDYWWAEHQKTCGGTYIKIKEPENYSKKGKGKTKVGKQPTAAENKDKSNRGETQLLIPFSGKGYVLGETSNSPSSGKFVTSYAINKTQDLLSQDHSAKALRPNSKIEVKFEQNGSSKKTPLVSPILTASHQNVLSNYFPRVSVANQKTFRSVNGSPTKSLTTGDITKNSISSGSHKRVTSSKISLRNSLKAPESTSVTAPQDVSGPEEKLPSKRPRLEDKTVFDNFFIKKEQVQSGGNDPKWSSHPTAATQDSSSASSQNRMVDCPVCQNEVLESQINEHLDWCLEGGSIKVKS
- the SPRTN gene encoding DNA-dependent metalloprotease SPRTN isoform X2, whose protein sequence is MDEDLVLALRLQEEWNLQGSERDRAQAPLSLVDASWELVDPTPDLQALFVQFNDRFFWGQLEAVEVKWSLRMTLCAGLCSYEGRGGMCSIRLSEPLLKLRPRKDLVEVYHTFHDEVDEYRRHWWRCNGPCQYKKPYYGYVKRATNRAPSVHDYWWAEHQKTCGGTYIKIKEPENYSKKGKGKTKVGKQPTAAENKDKSNRGETQLLIPFSGKGYVLGETSNSPSSGKFVTSYAINKTQDLLSQDHSAKALRPNSKIEVKFEQNGSSKKTPLVSPILTASHQNVLSNYFPRVSVANQKTFRSVNGSPTKSLTTGDITKNSISSGSHKRVTSSKISLRNSLKAPESTSVTAPQDVSGPEEKLPSKRPRLEDKTVFDNFFIKKEQVQSGGNDPKWSSHPTAATQDSSSASSQNRMVDCPVCQNEVLESQINEHLDWCLEGGSIKVKS
- the SPRTN gene encoding DNA-dependent metalloprotease SPRTN isoform X4 — its product is MDEDLVLALRLQEEWNLQGSERDRAQAPLSLVDASWELVDPTPDLQALFVQFNDRFFWGQLEAVEVKWSLRMTLCAGLCSYEGRGGMCSIRLSEPLLKLRPRKDLVETLLHEMIHAYLFVTNNDKDREGHGPEFCKHMHRINRLTGANITVYHTFHDEVDEYRRHWWRCNGPCQYKKPYYGYVKRATNRAPSVHDYWWAEHQKTCGGTYIKIKEPENYSKKGKGKTKVGKQPTAAENKVNDLEALEAGHLLLSVSK